A genome region from Panicum virgatum strain AP13 chromosome 4K, P.virgatum_v5, whole genome shotgun sequence includes the following:
- the LOC120704025 gene encoding uncharacterized protein LOC120704025 has translation MGPAVVASRKRGADAFLGAGDPFDLPRLMKRGRCSASAAAADLSFPLESDPVEALQLIFPGADPQILRDHLQASGNVLDAAIRAFKDYLADRSTESASALTYAPSDSGANDAVPSEVDLPLSTIPTNGSEWAELIVKEMSSASDLVDAKNRAFKILKILENSAARASPDEKHKVNKEHKIVKQMLGALLHQNGVLKRAFLIQHNRLKEYQEMVEERSQFNQILENYQKQIKALEEKNYALSFHLQQVNQCSNTYGYRNPDVC, from the exons ATGGGGCCGGCCGTCGTGGCGAGCCGGAAGCGCGGGGCGGACGCTTTCCTCGGCGCTGGCGACCCCTTCGACCTGCCGCGCCTGATGAAGCGCGGCCGCTGCTCggcgtccgcggccgccgccgacctcagCTTCCCGCTGGAGTCCGACCCGGTTGAAGCGCTCCAGCTCATCTTCCCCGGCGCCGATCCACAG ATTCTACGAGATCATTTACAAGCGTCAGGAAATGTCTTGGATGCTGCAATCAGAGCATTCAAAGATTATTTGGCAGATAGAAGCACAGAATCTGCTTCTGCCTTAACCTATGCTCCATCTGACAGCGGGGCAAACGATGCCGTCCCATCTGAAG TTGATTTGCCACTGTCAACTATTCCCACCAATGGCTCTGAATGGGCAGAGCTCATTGTCAAGGAGATGTCCTCTGCTTCAGATTTGGTTGATGCCAAGAATCGCGCCTTCAAGATACTCAAAATACTGGAAAATTCTGCTGCTAGGGCTAGCCCAGATGAAAAACACAAAGTGAACAAG GAGCACAAGATAGTGAAGCAGATGCTGGGAGCCCTACTTCACCAGAACGGCGTTCTGAAGCGGGCATTTCTCATACAGCACAATCGGCTCAAGGAGTATCAAGAGATGGTGGAGGAGCGGTCTCAATTCAATCAGATCCTTGAGAATTACCAGAAGCAAATAAAGGCATTAGAG GAGAAGAACTATGCCTTGTCATTTCATCTTCAGCAAGTGAACCAATGCAGCAACACCTACGGTTATCGCAATCCAGACGTCTGCTAA
- the LOC120702231 gene encoding zealexin A1 synthase-like, which translates to MAFPVYLLLLPLLAILPFVCLRRAVSRRRGADIAQLPPSPPLLFPRECRSACQVLGFSVPKGAMVLVNAWAISRDPKYRDTPKEFFPERFKRSKVDFRGTDFEYTPFRAVRRMYPGIAFAFAFANMELVLASLMYHFD; encoded by the coding sequence ATGGCGTTTCCGGTGTATCtgcttctcctccctctcctggcCATCCTTCCGTTCGTCTGCCTGCGCCGCGCCGTGTCACGCCGGCGAGGCGCCGATATTGCCCAACTGCCTCCATCTCCGCCCCTTCTGTTTCCACGTGAGTGCAGGAGCGCGTGCCAAGTGCTTGGATTCAGTGTTCCGAAGGGCGCCATGGTTCTCGTGAACGCATGGGCTATCAGCAGGGACCCCAAGTATCGGGACACGCCTAAGGAATTCTTTCCGGAGAGGTTCAAGCGTTCCAAGGTCGATTTCAGGGGAACCGACTTCGAGTACACGCCATTCAGGGCAGTGCGTCGGATGTACCCGGGCATAGCGTTCGCGTTCGCGTTCGCGAACATGGAGCTCGTGCTGGCAAGCCTCATGTACCATTTTGACTAG